The genomic stretch GATAGGCCGGAGCCGAGGGGGGCAGCAAACGCACTAACTCAAGATGCCCCAGAATCCGGGCCGTGACCAGCTGATGGATAGCCAGGGCATCAAGACGCTGATGTTCCCGAAGGTCATGATGGAGGACAAAAAGATAGGCCAGGGTGAGGATGAGAAGGCTGCCCATCCCCAGCCCCAGCCAGATTCTCTCTGGACGAACCTTCATGGAGAAGGGCTATCTCCAACCACCCCAGCCTCTTCCACCTTGACTCCAGTTTCCATGGTCATCATAAGGGCAATTGTAGGGATCATGATCATCGTGAGGGCAGTCGTGTCGGCCGCAGCAGGGGCCATGTCCCCGCCAGAGGGGGAAGCCGTTTTGATCCCTCAGGGTGATTTCCCGGCCGTTGGCCCTTATGAGCCGGGGGAAGATCAGATTGCCCTGACGATAGCCGATGATCTCCACCTGCTCGCCGGTGCTCAGGCTATAGTTATTATCGCGCCAGTACCAGATGGGCCCCAGCCGGACATTATAGACCTGACCGTCTTCTCCCTGGACCCGGGCCACAGGGGGGTTAATATCCAGCACCCGACCTCTGATGGTGGCCTGACCACCCTGAACCGGCTGATTCATCATGTTCGGATTCATCATGTTCCCTTGAGGGCCGGAGTTATAGGTTGGGCCATAGTTATAATTATAGGTTGGCGGGTAGGTCTTGGCCCCGTTTTCACTTTTGGCAGAATTGATAACCCCCAGAACAAACAGGGCAACCAGAAACAAAAGGCTCAATCTCTTCATGGCAAAACCTCCTAAAAGTTTTTTTCTTTAATGGTCCGGACCATTTGTTATCCCATAAAAGCAACGCTCGTGCCAGAACGTAAAATGAAAAAAATGGGCCTGATTTAGTCCTTATCTGTCCCTAAGTGGGACCTTTTCTCCCCAGAGAAGTAAAGGCTCAAGGATCCTTTTTGTCGCCAGCTCGACAAGATCGTCGCCCCCTCTTTTTTGAGAACTCAAGTCTGCCGAAAAGAAGTAAAGATCCTTTAAAGGAGGCAGTCCTATGGACTCCTGGCGTCGTCTTCCCCTTACGGTCAAACTGCTACTAGGAACCGTTATCGTTGTGGTCGCCTCGGTGGCAGGTTTGGTGGCCTTCTCTACCTATCAGCACTGGCAAACCATTCTTGAGGGATACCGACTCTCAGCCAGACAACTGGTCATCCAGGCCGAAAATGTCCGCAAGCACGTGGCCAAGGCCCATGAAAAGGGCATCTACCGGAAGTACGTTGAGGGCCTCAAGCAGGAGGCCCTGGCCGCCCGAAAGCAGGGTGATGAGAAGCGCCTCCGGGAAATCGCTGAGAAATTTGTCGATATCGTTCCGGTAATAAATGCCATCCGGGTGCTGGATCAGGGGGCCAAGGAAGGAGGATACATCCTTCGGGTGCCTAAATTTCAGCCCCGCAATCCCGCCAACGCCCCTGACCCTGTAGAGGCCAGGGTTCTCAAGAGCCTTATGGCCGGAGAAAAGGAAGAAATAGTCATTCGGGGGGATTATCCCGACCCCACCACTGGAAGGCTGAGGCCGGCGTTGCGATATTTTCGCCCCATTCGTCTTACTCAAGACTGCCTTATCTGCCACGGAGATCCACAGCGTTCCTATGAGCTCTGGGGGAACAGAGATGGTCTTGATCTCACCGGGGCCCGGATGGAGGGCTGGAAGGCCGGGGAGGTCCACGGGGCCTTTGAGATCATATACTTTCTTGACGGGGCCATAGCGGCCCTGAAGAAGAATGCCCTAATTATGGCCGTCGGAACCCTGGTGGCTATCTTCCTCATTGCCCTCCTTGTCCATTTTATAGTTTCTCGAATTGTAGGTCGTCCTATAGGCCAGTTTATCTTGGCCGCCGAGAAAATCGCCGATGGTGACTTAAGCGTGACCTTTACCACCAGAAGCCGGGATGAAATCGGACGCCTGGCCCAGGCCCTTGAGAAAATGAAAGAGGGCCTCCGGCGGCTGATTGGCCTTATCTTTAAGGAAACCCAGACCCTGGGAGACGAGGCCCAGAGGTTCAAAGAAACGGGCAATCTTTTGAGTCAAGAGGCCCGCACCATGAGGGATCGGGCCGAATCAATGGTTGAGGGGATCCAGAACATCGCCCACCAGGTAGAGGAAATTGCCGGAGCCGCTGAACAGATGAGCGAGGCCGTCCGGGAAGTGACTCAAAACATCATTAAAACCACGGAGATCACCCGAGGCGCCAGGGAAAGGGCCGAAGAGGCCAGCCAGGTCATCCATCGCCTGGGGGAAGGGAGCCAGAGGATTGGCGAAGTGGTTAAGGTGATCAACGAGATCTCCGAACAGACCAATCTTCTGGCCTTAAACGCCACCATTGAGGCCGCCCGGGCCGGGGAGGCCGGCAAGGGCTTTGCCGTGGTGGCCAATGAAGTCAAGGAGCTGGCCCGTCAGACGGCCAAGGCTACCGAGGAGATAGCCGAGATCGTCTCCAGAATCCAGACAGACACCGAGGCTGCTGTTTCGGCCATCAATAACATCAGCCAGACCGTAGGCGAGATAGACGATATCTCTAACTCCATCGCCGGAGCCGCCGAAGAACAGAGCGTAACGATAAATGAGATCACCCAGAATATCCGGGAGACGGCCGATTCGAGTAGCAAGGTCAAGGAGGGGGCCCTTTCTATGAACCAGACCGTAGCCAAAGTTTCCCAGGTGGCTGAAGAGACTCGAGAGGCCTCAGAGAGGCTAAATGAGCTGGCCAAGAATCTGACTCAGGCCGTTGAAAAGTTTAAGACCTGATACCCATAAGGCATGAAAATCGTCTATTCTCAAGACTATGCCATGGAGTGGGGGGAACACGTCTTCCCGGCAGAAAAATACCACCTTCTCTACCGGCGTCTTTTAAAGGAAGGTCTGGTTCGGGAAGAAGACGTCATCAGCCCCCCGGTCCCCTCCTGGCAGGAGCTGGCTCTTATTCATGAGCCAGAGTATTTAGAAGAACTTCAGACCCTTCGGGCGAGCCCCAGAACTCTTTCCTCAGAGATTCCCCTCAACCCCTCTTTAATAAGGGGCACCAGAGTCATGTGTGGAGGCACATATCTGGCCGCTATTTTGGCCCTCAAAGAGGGGATAGGGTTTCATCTGGGGGGAGGGCTTCACCACGCCTACCCGGACCACGCCGAGGGTTTTTGCTACCTCAATGACCTGGGTTTTGCTTTAGCCAAGCTCAAAAATGAGGGGCAAATCCGCCGAGCCGCCGTGGTGGACTGTGATCTCCATCAGGGAAACGGCACAGCTTTCATCTTTCGGCATGATCCGGAGATCTTCACCTTCTCCATTCATCAAGAATTCTTATATCCCTTCCCCAAAGAACAGAGTGATCTAGACATCGGTCTTGCGGTGGGCACCGGTGATGAAGAGTATCTCTTGGCCCTTGAAGGGGCCCTGGAGAGGGTTATAGGGCACAGCCCGGAGCTGGTTATTTATCAGGCCGGGGTTGACCCCTACAGGGGAGATCTGCTGGGCGACCTGGCCCTTTCTGAGGAGGGGCTTAGGCGGCGGGACGAAATGGTCATCGGCCACCTACGCAAAGCAGGGATTCCCGTGGCTATTACCCTTGGGGGTGGGTATCCTGCCGAGGTGGAAAAGGTGGTCGAGCTCCACCTTCAGACCTTTCTTGTGGCCCGGAGCTACTCTGAGGGGGCTTCTCCAGCCAGATAACAGTCTGGCCTGGCCTGGGCTCCAGACGAGAGTCGGCGGTAAAGACCCGTAACTTGCGTCCCTCGGTGACCAACAAAAGAGGCCAGGCCTCTTCCGGAAGGCGGAAGCCCTTCTCCACCCTGGTCTTTCTTATCTTGGCCCCAGCCCTTATTCGGGCCATGATTCGCGAATAGGTCGCCTGGGGACCAAACAGAATTCTGCCCCTGAGGTTAATAGATACCGGCTCGGGGCAGCCAAAACCGCGGCCTTCTGGAGGAAGCTGATAGACCTCAGATCGACCAAAGGTATCGACAAAGTGAATGACCGCCAGGGAGTTAACCTCATCGTTTGAGGTTAAGGCGAAAAGCCGACCGATACCTTCAAGACCGATCTCGTCTAGAACACAGCCCGAGAGAATACTGCTGTAGAAGGTAGGGAGCCCCAGGCGGCGGGCCTCAACAATATTGGCCCAGTTAGTATCCACCAGGAGGGTTTTGAAACCCTCCTCCTCGACGGCCAGGGCCAACTGCCTGGAGAAGGCATGGGCCCCCACCAAAAGGACCCCCTGAGGATCGGGCTGGACCACCTTAAGGGCTCGGGCCACCCAAGGGGCCAGAAGCCCATAAATGGCCACGGTGACCGCGATCACCTGAAAGACCACCGGGGCCAGGAGGGCCCCCTGGGGCTGACCGATGTGCTGGAGCTCCAGAGAGAAGATAGAGGCGACAGCGGCGGCCACAATCCCCCGGGGGGCCATAAAGGCCATAAAGGCCCTCTCCCGCCAAGAAAGGGGCGAAAAGATGGTAGAGATAAAGACCGACACGGGACGGGCCACCAGGACCACTACGGCCAAAAAGAGGGCCCTCTGGGGAGTGATTTTGAGCAGGTCGTCCAAGTTCAAGCGGGCCGAAAGAATAATAAAAAGGCCAGATATAAGAAGAATCCTTAAGTTTTCTTTGAATTCAATTATATGGCGGATACTAACCGCCCCCTGATTGGCCAAAAAGATACCCATGATGGTCACCGCCAGAAGCCCTGACTCCGGCTGGAGGTAATTAGAGAGGACAAAGGCCAGAAGGACCATCATCAAGATGAGGGCGTTTTCTAGAAAATCCGGCACCCAGTAGCGGCGCAGGATGACCACCAGGGCTGCGGCACAGGCCGCCCCCACTGAGCCTCCGAGGAGAATGGTCTTAGCCACTCCCAGCATAGCCCCCCAGGTGGCGGCCTTGGCCCCGGCCGCAGCGGCGGCTTGAAAGACAAGCACCGCCAACATCGCTCCCACCGGGTCAATAATGATGCCCTCCCACTTGATCACCGAGGCTACCTCGGCGGTGGGCCGAATATGTTTAAGCAAGGGTTGGATTACTGTAGGGCCCGTAACCACCAAGATGGCCCCCAACAAAAGGGCGACAGAAGGAGAAAAGCCTAGAAGAATGAGGGCTGCCAGGGAAACCACCACCCAGGAGATGAAAACCCCCAAGGTGACCAGGCGACCTATCACCCTGGCCGTCTGGCGGATTTCAGGAAGTCGGAGGGTCAGCCCCCCCTCAAAGAGAATGACGGCCACCGAAAGGGAGACCAGCGGCAGAAGGGTGTCCTTAAAGAGGTCATCTGGATTAAGAAGGCCCAGGCCAGGGCCGGCCAGAAGGCCAGCCCCCAGAAGAATAAGAATAGAAGGAAGGTGAAACCGCCAGGAAAGCCACTGAGCGGCCACCCCTAAGGCAACAATGGCCGTAAGACCGGTGAGGATATGAGCACTCAAAACACCATTTAAATAGCCCCACCAGCCCTAAATGACCAGAAAAAACTAAATGGCTTGAGCCTTGCGCCAGCCTTCTGCCTTAAGACGCTCCATACGGGCGTTGGCCCAGGAGCGAATTTCGCAAAAATACCGCTGGGGATCAACCTTAAGAAGGGCAACGATGGCGGCCTTCTCCTCCTGAATATCCTCCAGCTCCCCTGGATAAAACTCCTTCCAGGTAGCGTATCCTTGATCAAAGAGAAACTCCGGGGTGACCTCCTCAGGAGGGATACCCAGCTTGGAGACAGCCATAAAACGGGCCAGATCCATATCGTATTCAATGATCCAGCCGTTGTCCCAGAGCATTCGCTGGGAGTCAAATTCCACCTTACTGGAGCAGGTCGGACAATAGACCCTGGTCACGACCTCTTTGGTCATGATGTTGTCTCGCAGGTTAAATGAAGCCTCTCGGTCTCCACAAAAACACCGAAGACTTATTTCCATACACATCCTCAGAGACCTCCTTTTCCAGATAATAGATAATAAAGATTACTTACTCTTAAAATGAATATTTGTAAAGAATTTTTATAAGTTTCTTTTGACCTACGAAATAAATCTATCTAATATCTAGCCAAGGAGGAGGTATGGCGGGGATAAAGCTGGCCACATGGAACGTAAATTCCGTTCGTATGCGCAAAGATCATCTTCTCCGGTGGCTTGAGGTCCAAAGGCCGGAGATAGTCTGTCTTCAGGAGACCAAAGTAGAAGACCAAGACTTTCCCTTTGAGGATTTAAAAAGAGCCGGCTACTTTGCCGCCCATGCCGGCGGTAAAGGAAGAAACGGGGTGGCCATTATCAGCCGCGAAGAGCCCGGTGATGTTGTGGTTGGCTTCCCCCAAACCGAAGATCCAGAGGCCGCCGAAAGAATAATCGCCGCTACTGTCTTGGGGATAAGGGTCATCTCTGTCTATATTCCCAACGGAGGCAAAGTGGGTTCAGATTATTTTCTTTACAAGCTGGAGTTCATCTATCGCCTAAGGGAGTACCTGGAAGAAAAACACAGCCCCCAAGAGCCTCTGGTCTTGGCCGGAGATTTTAACGTCGCCCCGGAGGAAAAGGATGTTTATGATCCAGAGCTCCTGGCGGGTCAGATATGTTTTCACCCCCGAGAGCGTTCGGCCATCGCCACGTTAAAGGATTGGGGGCTCATTGATGCCTTAAGGCTCAAACATCCCGAAGAGGGGATCTTTACCTGGTGGGACTATCAGTTCCAGGCCTTCAAAGCCAACCGGGGGATGCGACTTGATCATATCTGGATCACCTCACCCCTGGCAGAGAGGCTGATCGACTGTTTCGTCGATAAAGAGCCCCGGGCCTGGAAGAGGCCATCAGACCACACTCCCCTGGTGGCCGTTTTCCGTTAAGAACCAGTCAACCTCTCGGCGGCCCTTTCGGCCAGAAAGACCAGGGACTCAAGGTCAAGGTAATCGAGGGCCACCTGATCAAAGAGAATTTTGACCTGAGCAGAGAATCCCTCTTCCTGATCTTCATCCCAGAAGAGAATCACCAGAGGCACCCGGGGAAGGGCCGGAAGGATGGCGGAGATATCAGCTTGCCCCTCAGGCCAGTCTCTAGCCCCCAGGGCCCGAAGGGCCTTTTTAAGAACCCCGGGAGCCCCGGCAAATCTTTGGGCCAGGAGATCTTCGGCATAGCGCTTAAGGGTGGCTACTTTTGCCACCGAGTTGGGGAAGGCCTCAAGGCCCACGAAATGATGCGAGAGGGGCGTTCCCCGGGCAAAACGAAGATAATTGTAGAGAAGGATCTGATCCCGGGGGTCAAGCTCCAGACCGGAGGAAACCCGGACAGCTTCCCTGCCCAGGCAGACCTCTTCTCCCAGATAGGAAAGACAAAGCCAGCCTTCCTTCATCTCCCCTCCAACCAGAGGAGCCACCTGTGAGAGGTCAAGGCGGGCCACTTCAGCCCGGACATGCTCCAGAATGGCCAGGACCTGGTCGTGGGGCTCCCTGGTCGAGGCCAATTCTGGAAACCGGCTCACCTCAAAGAAGGGGCACCTCTCTGGCAAAGTGGCTCCCGAGGCCAGAGCGGTGGCAAAGGCCAAACAGGTAGGGAAACCACACTGGCCGCAATTGGTGCGGGGCAAGGCTTTGAATATCTCTAAGGCCGTAGGCATTTTAAAAATAGACCGTCTTTTCCCAGGGCCTGTCAAGAATCACCATTCAAAAAGCCAGTCCAGGGTAGATAGGATTTTGAGATCGTTCTTCTCTGTCCCCTCAGGAACCCGACTACGATAGAGATCTTCCAGACGCAGGGAGAACTGGAGGTTTTTGAGAAGAGGCAGCCCCAGGCGGACCTTGCCTTCAAACTGATAGTCCTCTGGCTGGCTAAATTTGGGTTGATAGGTGGCCTCAGCCTCAAGGTTTAGCTGGGCCAGTCGTTTAGCCCCCTTGAGCCCTAAAAGGGCTCTGGTGACCAGATAGGCCCCTTTTCGTCGGTAGTCCTCATAGTCAAAGCTGAGTCCAAACAGGAGTTGGAGATGGCTTTCATCAGGACCGTAAAGATAGTAGCTAAGGCCTGTTCCTCCCTGGAGTCTGAGGTCAAGATCGGCCTCCTTGTCCACCTCAAAGAGATCTTTGGTAAAGAAGGAGAGCCGAGGGGCCAAAGAATAATCATAAAAGAAATCTCCCCGGAGCCTATCCTTGTCTGTCGCCCCTTCAGAGAGGGCGTATTCATAGAAAACATCTGTCTCCAGACGCCCCCGGGGCCACTTCTTTTTCGCCGCCACCATGGCCCGATAGCTTTGATAATCTGTGTTCCCTGAATCATGCTCAAGGCCCACAGAAACTCTAATCCTCCAGGGTTCTTTAGGTGAAGCGGCCGGGGGTAAAGACTTGGCCGGCAGGATATCCTCCTTGGGAATCCGGAGAGTTCCGTAGGGGGTGGCCAGGATGACTACCCCCGATTCCTCTTTGAGGATTTCACCCGTCAGGCGATCTCCATTTTTGAGATGAAGCTCAACCCCTGCGGCAGGAGCCACCCCCAAAAACAACAGGCCCACGATAAGAATCAGGATCATCTTTCCTCCGTAATCATTTGGCCACATTTGGCCTTTAGGATTATGCTTTCTAAAGAAGGCTACCAAGTTTTGCCAAGGAGAAAGAGGGAATGAAACTTCCCCGTCAGAAAACCAAGATAGTGGCCACCATAGGCCCGGCTTCAGATTCTGTAAAGACCATCAAGAAGATGATTCGCGAGGGGATGAATATCGCCCGTATCAACCTGGCCCACGGAGATAAAGAAAGTCATCGGAGGACCATCCAAAGGATTCGGGAGGCCGCCCGGGCTGCGGGAGGAGAGGTGACCATTATGGCCGATCTTCCCGGCCCCAAGCTTCGAATCGGACGCCTGGCAAAGGAACCACTTCAACTGGAAAAAGGAGAAGAGGTTATTCTCAGCACCGGCCCGGCAACCGGCTACAGGAAAGTCATTCCGGTAGATTTCGCCGAACTTCCCCGGGTCGTTCGTCCGGGAAAGACCATCTTCTTAAACGACGGCTTTGTCCAGCTGCGGGTGGAAAAAGTCCAAGGGGCGGAAGTCCACTGCCGGGTCGTTGTCGGTGGATCTCTTCGCTCCCACAAGGGAATAAACATTCCCGGAGTGGATCTGGGCATAAGTGCTGTTACCCAACAGGACCTGGAGCTCCTATCTTTTGCCCTAAAAGAAGCCGTTGAGGCCATCAGCGTCTCCTTTGTCGAAAAGCCAGAAGACATCCAACAGGTACGCCAATTTGCCCAAGATCTGGGTTATCAGCCCTTCATCATTGCCAAAATAGAACGGGCCGCGGCGGTAAAAAACATAGCCTCCATCCTCTCAGTGGCTGACGGTATTATGGTGGCCCGGGGTGATCTAGGGGTAGAGATGCCCATTGAGGAGATTGCCGTGGTCCAGAAGAGATTAATCCACCTGGCCAACCAGGCAGCCAAGCCGGTAATCACCGCCACCCAGATGCTGGAGTCCATGACCGAAAACAGTCGCCCCACCAGGGCTGAAGTAACCGACGTAACTAATGCTATCCTGGATGGCACGGACTGCCTGATGTTATCAGAGGAGACGGCTACCGGAAACTACCCGGTGGAAGCAGTAGCCATGATGGCCCGAATCGCCAGGGCCGCCGAGGCGGCTTCAAATAGGCTCCCACTGTGGAGGGAGCACTTTGAGCCTCCTGTGGGCAAAAAGGTTGCCGTGGAGGACATCATTGCCCTGGATATCTACCTTACTGTAAACCGCCTCCCGGCCAGCCTGGTCATCACCCCCACCGAAAGCGGAGCCACCGCCCGGCGGGTGGCCCGGTTCAGGCTTCCAGTCTGGATAGCCGCCTTTACCCCCTCGCTGGCTACCTGCCGTCAACTTCAGTTTAGCTACGGCGTCCTGGCCATTCAGGTAACCTCTCGTCCCCAAAGCTGGCGCCGCCTGGCCCAAAGCTGGGCCCAGAGGGCCGGATTCCGTCGGGGATACGCCGTTATTGTCCAGGGGCCATCACCGGATCACCCTCAGGCCCCCCATCGCCTGGAAATATTAGACTTGACCCACAAGGAGCTTGAAACCCTCTCAGAGAGCTGAAAAGTTCAAGATAAAAAGAGGCCAGGGGAGGGACCAGAATGCCCATATATGAGTTTTGCTGTCTGGAGTGCGGGGAAGTCTTTGAGACCTTGCAGCGCCTAGGGGATTCACCCCCTGTCTGTCCTCTCTGTCAATCAGGGCGGGTAGAAAAACTGATCTCCGCCCCGGGAGCCGTCATTGACCGGGGGGCTTCCGTCAGACAACGAGAAACAAGCATCCTGAGGAGGGCTGGAGAATACCTCCGGGACGGAAAAGTCGCTGAGGCCCGACGTTTTCTCAAGGAGGCCCAGGAACACGTGCGCACCGACTCCATAAAACGTCTTTCGGATCGCCTCCAGCAACAGCCTCGGGGAGGCTACCTGGTCTCAAAACCGGCAGCCGTGATCACCAAGAAGAAGTCTTAACCACCCTTGAGGCCAGAATCTCCCTGGCCTCAAGCCCCAAAATTGCCGAAAGGGCCTCATCTATCCGCACCCCTCCCTGCTCTGGAGTGCGAAGGGTAATGGTGAGGCCCTGGGGAGAGAGAGCTTCAAGGGCAAGGACATAGTCCTTAAGATCAATCGTCTTTTTCTTACCTTTTCGCAGCCGGGAAAAAGGCCAGCTCTCTCGGGCCTTAAAGTTATTGACGATCTCGGAGAGATCCTGAGGGGCCGGAAGCTCCACCACGAAAGTCATCTTTGCCTCATGGGGAGGCTCACGGCCTACCTGCCAGGGCTGGACAGCCAGGAGGCCGATGCCGGCGGGCATGGTAGCCGAAAGGCGCCGCTTTATCTCTTCCTCCGGCAAAGGGCGGACAAGTTCAACAACGAAATGTTCCCTTTCGCTGGCCACTCCTACCGGTAAGGCCCGGGGAAAGGAGACTCTAGGCAGGGGATGGAAGCCCTGACTGAAGGAAAGGGGGAGGCCGGCCCGCCTGAGAGCCCGATGAACGACCCGCATAAGCTCAAGCTGGCTCAAAAAACGGGCTGGACCATCCTTGCTGTAGGCCACCAGATAGGCGAAACGGCCCTCAGGCTGGGAGGGCGGAGGCGGTGGAGGAGGAAGCTTACAGTCCTTCTTAAGGCTCAAGGCCACCTTCTTTCCACAAACTCCGCACTTAAGACAGCGACTGAAGCGGCAGTCCGGACTAAACTGGGCTTCAAGGGCCAGCCGGCGCTCCTGACGCAGAAACTCCTGGCTAACTCCCATATCCAGATGCTCCCAGGCAAGGGGGGCCTCAAGGGACCTGGCGGAAAGATAACCCTCAAGGTTAATTCCCACCCTTTGAGCAGCTTTTTGCCAAAGAGAAAGACGGAAGTGATCACTCCAGCCATCAAGGCGGGCTCCCAAACGCCAGGCCTCTTCAATAAGGGAGGCCAGAGAGCGATCCCCGCGAGAGAAAACCCCTTCAAGGAGGCTCATCTCAGGCTGGTGCCACTTAACCCGAAAACCCCGCCCCCGAAGGGCCTGCTTGAGGATCCCAAGCCTAAAGGTGGCTTCGTCTGGAAGAAGCTGGGCCTCCCACTGAAACGGGGTATGGGGTTTGGGGACAAAAGTGGCCACACTCACCGTGACCTGCCCTCCCCGACCGGAGGGGGCCATCTTCCGAACCTCCCGGGCCAGACGGATTATCTCCTTGACGTCTTCCTCCGTTTCAGAGGGAAGCCCGACCATGAAATAAAGCTTGATGTGCCCCCACCCCAGACGGAAGGCCGCCTCAGCACAGGCCAGAAGATCTTCCTCCCGGATATCCTTATTGATTACCTGACGCAGCCTCTGGCTTCCGGCCTCAGGGGCCAGGGTAAAACCAGTCTTACGGACCCGGCGGATCTCCTCCATGATGGCCAGAGTCAGGGTGCCTACCCGAAGAGAGGGCAAAGAGATAGCCACCCGTCGGGGGCAGTAAACGGCCATGAGGTATTCCACCAGAGGCTCAAGGCAACTGTAGTCTCCGGTGGAGAGAGAAAGGAGAGAGACTTCGTCCCAGCCAGTGGCCTCAAGCCCCTCCTGGATAAGCTCCAGCACCCGTTTGGGAGATCTTTCCCTCACCGGCCGATAGGTAACCCCGGCCTGACAGAAGCGGCAGCCCCGGGTGCACCCCCTGGAGACCTCAATGGCCAGACGATCGTGGGCTGTTTCGGCAAAGGGCACCAGTGGTCGGTAGGGGTAGGGAACGGCATCCAGAT from Thermosulfuriphilus ammonigenes encodes the following:
- a CDS encoding TIGR03960 family B12-binding radical SAM protein — encoded protein: MDDLLPLIRRPSRYLGTEVNSWHKPWDEARVRFCLVFPDLYELGMSHLGSQILYLILNSRRDWLADRAYCPDRDLEALLLERGRPLVSWEHRRPLVDFDVLGISLPYELCYSNILTILSLAGLPFRSQERPKPFPLILGGGSAAVNPEPVAPFYDAIIIGDAEEAILEVAEVCGRLKREGGEKADLLRALSDIEGLYVPDHFQPLYDKDGRFRGMRSRLKAKVRRRIVADLDAVPYPYRPLVPFAETAHDRLAIEVSRGCTRGCRFCQAGVTYRPVRERSPKRVLELIQEGLEATGWDEVSLLSLSTGDYSCLEPLVEYLMAVYCPRRVAISLPSLRVGTLTLAIMEEIRRVRKTGFTLAPEAGSQRLRQVINKDIREEDLLACAEAAFRLGWGHIKLYFMVGLPSETEEDVKEIIRLAREVRKMAPSGRGGQVTVSVATFVPKPHTPFQWEAQLLPDEATFRLGILKQALRGRGFRVKWHQPEMSLLEGVFSRGDRSLASLIEEAWRLGARLDGWSDHFRLSLWQKAAQRVGINLEGYLSARSLEAPLAWEHLDMGVSQEFLRQERRLALEAQFSPDCRFSRCLKCGVCGKKVALSLKKDCKLPPPPPPPSQPEGRFAYLVAYSKDGPARFLSQLELMRVVHRALRRAGLPLSFSQGFHPLPRVSFPRALPVGVASEREHFVVELVRPLPEEEIKRRLSATMPAGIGLLAVQPWQVGREPPHEAKMTFVVELPAPQDLSEIVNNFKARESWPFSRLRKGKKKTIDLKDYVLALEALSPQGLTITLRTPEQGGVRIDEALSAILGLEAREILASRVVKTSSW